The Trichosurus vulpecula isolate mTriVul1 chromosome 4, mTriVul1.pri, whole genome shotgun sequence genome contains a region encoding:
- the LOC118845841 gene encoding vomeronasal type-1 receptor 3-like — protein MFSNEKIFGTIIANQIVIGVLGNSLLLYFYIFNFIHGHKAIDLIFTHLSLINVLLLLTKGLPQTVTLLGVRNFLGDIACKTIVYLDRVFCSLSFCSISLLSGFQAITISSHSPVCAELKARALKYIIPSFILCWILSLLIEGAIPIYMIMPQNSSNFRDNWNSDTCTLSIYAMNTFNIVLWKTLYDFVWFRLTACSSIYIIFIMQKHYHQVLYIHSTSFSLRTSHEIRAIKTVMMLMNSFICFHVASSIFFLSSSWMLHVSSFMTVCFPTFCPFVLISNISRFSRTWVFSVVK, from the coding sequence atgttttctaATGAAAAAATCTTTGGAACTATCATTGCCAACCAAATTGTAATTGGAGTCTTAGGGAATTCCCTCCTCCTTTATTTCTAcatattcaattttattcatgGTCATAAGGCCATAGATCTGATTTTCACTCATTTGTCCCTTATCAACGTCTTATTACTTCTTACTAAGGGACTGCCCCAGACAGTGACACTTTTAGGAGTAAGAAATTTCCTTGGTGATATTGCTTGTAAAACTATAGTGTACCTAGACAGAGTGTTTTGTAGCCTTTCATTCTGTAGCATAAGCCTTTTGAGTGGTTTCCAGGCCATCACTATCAGTTCACACAGCCCTGTGTGTGCAGAGCTCAAAGCAAGGGCTCTGAAGTACAtcattccttcctttattctctgTTGGATTCTCAGTCTACTCATAGAAGGAGCTATTCCCATATATATGATTATGCCTCAAAATAGTTCAAATTTTAGGGACAACTGGAACTCAGACACTTGCACTTTGAGTATTTATGCTATGAACACCTTCAACATTGTATTGTGGAAGACCCTTTATGATTTTGTGTGGTTCAGACTCACAGCATGTAGCagtatatatatcatatttatcATGCAAAAGCACTACCATCAAGTCCTTTACATTCATAGCACTAGCTTTTCCCTTAGAACCTCTCATGAGATCAGGGCCATCAAGACTGTCATGATGCTTATGAACAGTTTTATCTGTTTTCATGTAGCCAgttctatcttttttctttctagttcctGGATGTTACATGTTTCTTCCTTTATGACTGTATGTTTTCCAACTTTCTGCCCCTTTGTGCTGATCAGCAATATCAGCAGGTTCTCCAGGACCTGGGTGTTTTCAGTAGTGAAATAA